One window of Ziziphus jujuba cultivar Dongzao chromosome 5, ASM3175591v1 genomic DNA carries:
- the LOC107421649 gene encoding cytochrome P450 716A75-like yields the protein MLIFCSAEGNKLVFSNENKLVKSWFPKTMEKIFATTHDNNGFAIRDHIKVFRKVISQFLKPDSLQKYIHIINDETQKHLKTYWHGKDQVTVHPLLVNYTIGLGFRLFLNMEVEPKEKATLGRNFLRVSAGLYPLHPFNLPGTKLNVAIKSARQITKLVEKMIKQRRKDLLENKAPTEPAHDLLSHLLMETNTQGTIFENDYDIAKKLYGLVNAGYENPSALVSSIMAYLADLPQVCDRVRQEQMEIANSKAPGEPLNWGDIQKMKYSWNVACEVMRLAPPIPGDFREVLTDFVYEGFLIPKGFKIQLNAFATHKNPKYFPDPEKFDPSRFEGQGPVPYSYIPFGGGPRMCPGIEYARLSILVFMHQIVKTFKWEKIIPDEKITANPISAPSKGLPIRLYPINQSHY from the exons ATGCTCATCTTCTGCTCAGCCGAGGGAAACAAGTTGGTATTCTCCAACGAGAATAAGCTTGTCAAGTCATGGTTTCCAAAAACCATGGAGAAAATCTTTGCAACCACACACGATAATAATGGGTTCGCAATAAGAGACCACATAAAAGTGTTTCGCAAAGTCATCTCCCAGTTTCTGAAGCCGGACTCACTGCAAAAGTACATACATATAATCAATGATGAGACGCAAAAGCACTTGAAGACGTACTGGCATGGCAAAGACCAAGTAACGGTGCACCCCCTTTTGGTTAACTACACCATCGGATTGGGATTTAGACTATTTTTAAACATGGAGGTCGAACCGAAAGAAAAAGCCACACTTGGTCGAAATTTTCTTCGAGTTTCTGCCGGTCTATATCCATTACATCCTTTCAATCTTCCCGGAACGAAACTTAACGTGGCCATCAAAAGCGCAAGGCAGATCACCAAACTTGTTGAGAAGATGATAAAGCAGAGGAGGAAGGATCTTTTGGAAAACAAGGCTCCCACTGAGCCTGCTCATGACCTTTTATCCCACTTGCTCATGGAGACCAATACCCAAGGCACCATATTCGAAAACGACTATGACATTGCCAAGAAACTGTATGGTCTGGTAAATGCTGGGTATGAAAATCCAAGCGCCTTGGTTTCTTCTATTATGGCGTATCTTGCAGATCTTCCTCAAGTTTGCGATCGGGTTCgtcaag AGCAAATGGAGATTGCAAATTCAAAAGCACCAGGAGAGCCGTTGAACTGGGGGGATATACAAAAGATGAAGTATTCTTGGAATGTGGCATGTGAGGTTATGAGATTGGCTCCGCCCATTCCAGGAGATTTCAGAGAAGTCCTTACGGACTTCGTCTATGAAGGATTTCTTATCCCAAAGGGATTCAAG ATACAATTGAACGCCTTTGCAACacataaaaacccaaaatactTTCCGGATCCAGAAAAATTTGACCCATCTAGGTTTGAAGGACAAGGGCCAGTTCCGTATTCATATATCCCATTTGGAGGAGGGCCTCGAATGTGTCCTGGAATAGAGTATGCTCGTCTGAGTATACTGGTTTTCATGCATCAGATAGTCAAAACTTTTAAATGGGAAAAGATAATCCCTGATGAGAAAATTACTGCAAATCCAATTTCAGCTCCCAGCAAGGGCCTTCCTATTCGCCTTTATCCGATCAATCAAAGTCATTACTAA